A window of Excalfactoria chinensis isolate bCotChi1 chromosome Z, bCotChi1.hap2, whole genome shotgun sequence contains these coding sequences:
- the LOC140263903 gene encoding avidin-like — protein MVHTASPLLLLLSLALLAPGLSARQCLLTGNWTNDQGSSMNIGRVNYNGEFIGTYLSAVAENITESPLFGFQNVIARQPTFGFTVVWDFSESTTAFTGQCFLGTNGTEILTTMWLLRSSVDDIEDDWNATRVGYNVFTRPQ, from the exons ATGGTGCACACAGCCtccccgctgctgctgctgctcagcctggctctgctggctCCCGGCCTCTCTGCCAGACAG TGCTTGCTGACTGGAAACTGGACCAATGACCAGGGATCCAGCATGAACATCGGGCGTGTGAACTACAATGGCGAGTTCATTGGCACCTACCTGTCAGCTGTAGCAGAAAACATCACGGAGTCACCTCTGTTTGGGTTCCAAAACGTCATAGCCCGCCAGCCCACATTTGGCTTCACAGTCGTGTGGGACTTTTCAG AGTCCACAACTGCATTCACGGGCCAGTGCTTCCTGGGCACGAACGGAACAGAGATCCTGACAACCATGTGGCTGCTGCGCTCAAGTGTTGATGACATTGAAGATGACTGGAACGCCACCAG GGTTGGCTACAACGTCTTCACTCGCCCGCAGTGA
- the LOC140264355 gene encoding avidin-related protein 4/5-like: MPGKKSLHQSNKKARERAGGVSPARSTPSCPPAAEMVHTASPLLLLLSLALLAPGLSAKQCLLTGKWINDLGSSMTIERVNYNGEFIGTYLTAVADKPEHITKSPLVGFQNMTVCQPTFGFTVEWNFIESTSVFTGQCFMDWNGNEVLRTMWLLRSHADKIGDDWNATRVGYNIFTRLQ; this comes from the exons ATGCCTGGGAAGAAAAGCCTGCACCAGAGCAATAAAAAGGCAAGGGAGCGTGCAGGAGGAGTGAGTCCTGCAAGGAGCACACCCAGCTGTCCACCTGCTGCAGAGATGGTGCACACAGCCtccccgctgctgctgctgctcagcctggctctgctggctCCCGGCCTCTCTGCCAAACAG TGCTTGCTGACTGGAAAATGGATCAACGACCTGGGATCCAGCATGACCATTGAGCGTGTGAACTACAATGGCGAGTTCATTGGCACCTACCTGACAGCTGTTGCAGACAAACCAGAACACATCACCAAGTCACCTCTGGTTGGGTTCCAAAACATGACAGTCTGTCAGCCCACATTTGGCTTCACAGTCGAGTGGAACTTTATAG AGTCCACCAGTGTATTCACGGGCCAGTGCTTCATGGACTGGAATGGGAATGAGGTCCTAAGGACCATGTGGCTGCTACGGTCACATGCTGATAAAATTGGTGATGACTGGAACGCCACCAG GGTTGGCTACAACATCTTCACTCGCCTGCAGTGA
- the LOC140264382 gene encoding avidin-like — protein MEHFHCCLLLSLVLLGIGPTASRKCELQGLWRNELGSNITISALDAAGTFSGSYQTAVAATNKQILVSPLQGAQQPPGNKGHQPTFGFTVQWQFADSTTVFVGQCFMDRRGKETLEMAWLLREEVPTRKDTWKAIRVGTNVFTRVK, from the exons ATGGAGCACTtccactgctgcctcctgctcagcctggtcCTGCTTGGCATTGGCCCCACAGCCTCCAGGAAG TGTGAGCTGCAGGGCCTTTGGAGGAATGAGCTGGGCTCCAACATCACCATCTCAGCCCTGGATGCAGCTGGGACCTTCTCTGGCTCCTACCAGACAGCGGTGGCAGCCACCAACAAGCAGATCCTGGTGTCACCACTGCAaggagcccagcagccccctgGCAACAAGGGGCATCAACCCACCTTTGGCTTCACTGTGCAGTGGCAGTTTGCAG ACTCTACCACTGTCTTTGTGGGACAGTGCTTCATGGACCGCCGTGGGAAGGAGACACTGGAGATGGCATGGCTGCTACGGGAAGAGGTTCCCACCCGCAAGGACACCTGGAAGGCCATCAG GGTTGGCACCAATGTCTTCACCCGTGTCAAGTGA
- the GBA2 gene encoding non-lysosomal glucosylceramidase: MADAGPLMQCYEGSARGRGVETAGWRLCLAHRFPEQRQPYGAGDVPFRDVLRHVGLMLRYFKWWYKKTRIEKKSAFIDLLCAVPLQQIYGCPLGGIGGGTITRGWRGEFCRWQMNPGKYHYETVIADQFTVCLRRKGQTVYQQVLSVEKPSALQGWNWGYCGRYAFYHALYPRAWMVYELPGQNVVLTCRQISPVIPHDYKDSSLPVGVFIWEVENSSDEPVDVSIMFTLQNGTGTKGDGSGGHWNEPFALQDGGERVAGVLLHHCTPVNPFTFAVAAREKAGTVITHLTAFDPAGSGRDVWQDLLQDGKLESPTGKSKQTQKGELTAAAVCTSCTVPARGHGTLELALAWDMPCVHFGSKERLHLRRYTRFFGSNGDAAPALSHYALTHYKEWERKIEAWQKPILEDSQLPSWYKSALFNELYFMTDGGTIWLELPPDCLPQDLQGPGAAKLSHLLPVLREYGRFAYLEGQEYRMYNTYDVHFYASFALVMLWPKLQISLQYDIAVTVLNEDIQPRQYLVCGSTAQVKLKNVVPHDIGDPDDEPWQRVNAYLMHDTANWKDLNLKFVLQVYRDYYLTHDAVYLQDMWPVCQAVMESELKFDTDNDGLIENGGIADQTYDAWVVNGASAYCGGLWLAAVRMMCEIAEVLGDTETRQKYGAILQKGKESFERLLWNGKYYNYDSSGSSTSSSIMSDQCAGQWFLGACGLDQKELEVFPKSHIVSALKTIFEKNVMSFAGGTMGAVNGMRPDGVPDTSSVQSSEVWVGVVYALAATMIQEGLVQEGFHTAEGCYRTVWEKLGMAFQTPEAYCEKKVYRSLAYMRPLSIWSMQLALESKARQASSPTPPQKNPLHL, encoded by the exons ATGGCGGACGCGGGGCCGCTGATGCAGTGCTACGAGGGGtcggcgcggggccgcggcgtGGAGACCGCCGGTTGGCGGCTGTGCCTGGCGCACCGCTTCCCGGAGCAACGGCAGCCCTACGGAGCCGGCGACGTGCCGTTCCGCGACGTCCTGCGGCATGTCGGCCTGATGCTGCG GTATTTCAAGTGGTGGTACAAGAAAACCCGCATTGAGAAGAAATCTGCCTTCATTGACCTCCTGTGTGCCGTCCCTCTGCAGCAGATCTATG GCTGCCCGCTGGGTGGGATCGGTGGTGGCACCATCACTCGTGGCTGGCGGGGCGAGTTCTGCCGCTGGCAGATGAACCCTGGGAAGTACCACTATGAGACAGTCATCGCTGATCAG ttcACAGTGTGCCTGCGCCGCAAGGGACAGACTGTTTATCAGCAGGTCCTGTCCGTGGAGAAACCCagtgcactgcagggctggaaCTGGGGTTACTGTGGCCGCTATGCCTTCTACCATGCACTGTACCCCCGTGCTTGGATGGTCTACGAGCTGCCAGGGCAGAACGTGGTGCTCACGTGCCGCCAAATCTCCCCAGTCATTCCCCATGACTACAAG GACTCCAGCCTGCCGGTGGGAGTGTTCATCTGGGAGGTGGAGAACAGCAGTGACGAGCCTGTGGATGTCTCCATCATGTTCACCCTGCAGAACGGCACGGGCACAAAGGGGGATGGGAGTGGGGGGCACTGGAATGAGCCCTTTGCCCTGCAGGACGGCGGGGAGCGGGTGGCCGGCGTCCTGCTGCACCACTGTACGCCCGTCAACCCCTTCACCTTTGCTGTGGCTGCACGGGAGAAG GCCGGCACAGTCATCACTCACCTTACTGCCTTTGACCCTGCGGGGTCAGGCAGGGACGTGTGGCAGGACCTCCTGCAGGATGGCAAGCTGGAGTCCCCCACTG GTAAAAGCAAGCAGACCCAGAAGGGAGAACTGACAGCAGCTGCGGTGTGCACCAGCTGCACAGTGCCTGCACGGGGCCATGGGACACTGGAGCTGGCCCTGGCGTGGGACATGCCCTGCGTTCACTTTGGCTCCAAGGAGAGATTGCACCTCAG GCGGTACACACGCTTCTTTGGCAGCAATGGagatgcagctcctgcactgtcACACTATGCCCTGACACACTACAAGGAGTGGGAAAGGAAGATTGAAGCATGGCAGAAGCCCATCCTGGAGGACAG TCAGCTGCCCTCCTGGTACAAGTCAGCCCTGTTCAATGAACTGTACTTCATGACGGATGGGGGCACAATCTGGCTGGAACTGCCCCCTGACTGCCTCCCCCAGGACCTGCAGGGACCAGGGGCTGCCAAGCTGTCCCACCTCCTCCCTGTCCTGCGGGAGTATGGGAGGTTTGCTTACCTGGAAG GGCAGGAGTACCGTATGTACAACACCTATGATGTCCACTTCTATGCATCCTTCGCCCTTGTAATGCTGTGGCCCAAGCTGCAGATCAGCCTGCAGTATGATATCG CTGTCACAGTGCTGAACGAGGACATACAGCCACGGCAGTACCTGGTGTGTGGCAGTACAGCCCAGGTGAAGCTGAAGAATGTGGTGCCTCATGATATTGGGGATCCAG ATGATGAGCCATGGCAGCGAGTCAATGCCTATCTGATGCACGACACTGCCAACTGGAAGGACCTGAACCTGAAGTTTGTGCTGCAGGTGTATCGTGACTACTACCTGACGCATGATGCAGTGTACCTGCAGGACATGTGGCCAGTCTGCCAG GCTGTAATGGAGTCGGAGTTGAAGTTTGATACTGACAACGATGGGCTTATTGAGAATGGGGGCATCGCCGACCAGACCTACGATGCATGGGTAGTGAACGGGGCCAG TGCATACTGCGGTGGGCTGTGGCTGGCAGCTGTCCGGATGATGTGTGAGATAGCAGAGGTGCTTGGTGACACCGAAACCCGGCAGAAGTATGGTGCCATCCTGCAGAAGGGCAAGGAGTCGTTTGAAAGGCTGCTGTGGAATG GAAAGTACTACAACTATGACAGCAGCGggagcagcacctccagcagcatCATGTCAGACCAATGTGCGGGGCAGTGGTTCCTGGGAGCTTGTGGCCTGGAccagaaggagctggag GTCTTTCCCAAGAGCCACATTGTCAGTGCACTGAAAACCATCTTTGAGAAGAACGTGATGAGCTTTGCAGGTGGCACCATGGGTGCTGTGAATGGCATGCGTCCTGATGGCGTGCCTGACACCTCCAGTGTGCAGTCCAGTGAGGTGTGGGTTGGTGTCGTCTACGCTCTGGCTGCCACCATGATCCAGGAG GGACTGGTGCAGGAGGGCTTCCAcacagcagagggctgttaCCGAACGGTGTGGGAGAAACTGGGCATGGCTTTCCAGACCCCTGAAGCCTATTGTGAGAAGAAGGTCTACCGCTCACTGGCTTACATGCGGCCCCTCAGCATCTGGAGCATGCAGCTGGCCCTGGAGAGCAAAGCCCGCCAGGCCTCCAGCCCTACACCACCCCAGAAGAATCCTCTGCACCTCTGA
- the LOC140263904 gene encoding avidin-like — protein MVHTASPLLLLLSLALLAPGLSARQCLLTGNWTSDQGSSMNIGRVNYNGEFIGTYLSAVGGNITESPLFGFQNVIARQPTFGFTVERDFSESTSAFTGQCFLGTNGTEILTTMWLLRSIVDDIEDDWNATRVGYNIFTRPQ, from the exons ATGGTGCACACAGCCtccccgctgctgctgctgctcagcctggctctgctggctCCCGGCCTCTCTGCCAGACAG TGCTTGCTGACTGGAAACTGGACCAGCGACCAGGGATCCAGCATGAACATCGGGCGTGTGAACTACAATGGCGAGTTCATTGGCACCTACCTGTCAGCTGTAGGAGGAAACATCACGGAGTCACCTCTGTTTGGGTTCCAAAACGTCATAGCCCGCCAGCCCACATTTGGCTTCACAGTCGAGAGGGACTTTTCAG AGTCCACCAGTGCATTCACGGGCCAGTGCTTCCTGGGCACGAACGGAACAGAGATCCTGACGACCATGTGGCTGCTGCGCTCAATCGTTGATGACATTGAAGATGACTGGAACGCCACCAG GGTTGGCTACAACATCTTCACTCGCCCGCAGTGA